From Fretibacterium sp. OH1220_COT-178, the proteins below share one genomic window:
- a CDS encoding LamB/YcsF family protein, translating into MWTIDLNSDLGESFGDWKMGMDEDVMASISSSNVACGWHAGDAVVMLGTVRAARARGVAVGAHPGYPDLMGFGRRAMTCTPNELYAYTLYQSGALAAVCRSEGLELQHVKPHGAMYNQAAKDPKMAEAIARAVRALGGDVVLMGLAGSAFEAAAAEAGVPFAAEAFVDRGYMPDGTLVPRSQPGAFIHDPQTAAARMVRLVKEGKITAADGSELHLKAQSICVHGDNPEAVAMARTVRTVLEGEGIAIRPLRESKR; encoded by the coding sequence ATGTGGACGATAGACCTGAACAGCGACCTGGGGGAGAGCTTCGGCGACTGGAAGATGGGGATGGACGAGGACGTCATGGCATCAATCAGCTCCTCGAACGTGGCCTGCGGCTGGCACGCGGGCGACGCCGTGGTGATGCTCGGGACGGTGCGCGCGGCCAGGGCCAGGGGCGTGGCCGTCGGGGCGCATCCGGGCTACCCGGACCTGATGGGGTTCGGGCGCCGTGCCATGACCTGCACGCCCAACGAGCTCTACGCCTACACCCTCTACCAGTCGGGGGCGCTTGCGGCCGTCTGCCGCTCCGAGGGACTCGAGCTCCAGCACGTCAAGCCGCACGGGGCGATGTACAACCAGGCGGCCAAGGATCCGAAGATGGCCGAGGCCATCGCCCGGGCCGTGCGGGCCCTGGGCGGGGACGTCGTGCTGATGGGGCTCGCGGGCTCCGCCTTCGAGGCGGCTGCCGCCGAGGCGGGCGTGCCCTTCGCCGCGGAGGCGTTCGTGGACCGCGGCTACATGCCCGACGGGACCCTGGTCCCGCGGAGTCAGCCGGGGGCCTTCATCCACGATCCCCAAACGGCCGCGGCCCGGATGGTCCGGCTGGTCAAGGAGGGCAAAATCACGGCAGCCGACGGCAGCGAACTGCATTTGAAGGCCCAATCCATCTGCGTCCACGGGGACAACCCCGAGGCGGTCGCGATGGCCCGCACCGTGAGGACGGTGCTGGAGGGCGAGGGCATCGCGATACGCCCCTTGCGGGAATCGAAACGGTGA
- a CDS encoding exonuclease SbcCD subunit D C-terminal domain-containing protein: MLKLLHTSDWHLGRALCGRKRYEEFGAFLDWLAETIERQGIDVLLVAGDVFDNGAPSNRAQELYYRFLCRAAASPCRHVVVVAGNHDSPTFLDAPRSLLATLNVHVVGSAAEDPEDEVLVLRGRDGAPELIVCAVPYLRDRDVRTAEAGESPEDKDRKLTDGIREHYAAVAALAERRREELGPDIPIVATGHLFAAGGRTVEGDGVRELYIGSLARVTADAFPDCLDYVALGHLHVPQRVNGSEILRYSGSPLPMGFGEAGQRKSVCRVEFRGAVPSVTLIDVPVFQELERIAGDWDAIAGRILELAAAGSESWLEVVYDGEAVVGDLRERLESAVSGTRMEVLRVRNGRIADRVLERAFEGETLDDLNAEDVFERCLAAHGVTGEQRTELLRSYREAVASLHEDDPMAE, translated from the coding sequence ATGCTGAAGCTCCTCCACACCTCCGACTGGCACCTGGGCCGGGCCCTCTGCGGCAGAAAGCGCTACGAGGAGTTCGGGGCCTTTCTGGACTGGCTGGCGGAGACCATCGAAAGGCAAGGGATCGACGTCCTGCTGGTGGCCGGGGACGTCTTCGACAACGGGGCTCCGAGCAACCGCGCCCAGGAGCTCTATTACCGTTTCCTGTGCCGGGCGGCCGCCTCGCCCTGCCGGCACGTCGTCGTCGTCGCGGGCAACCACGATTCCCCCACCTTCCTGGACGCCCCGAGGTCGCTGCTGGCGACCCTGAACGTGCACGTGGTCGGGAGCGCCGCGGAGGACCCGGAGGACGAGGTGCTGGTGCTCCGTGGACGCGACGGTGCGCCGGAGCTGATCGTCTGCGCGGTGCCCTACCTCCGGGACCGCGATGTCCGTACGGCGGAGGCGGGGGAGAGCCCGGAGGACAAGGACCGGAAGCTGACCGACGGCATCCGGGAGCACTACGCGGCCGTCGCCGCCCTGGCCGAGCGGAGGCGGGAGGAGCTGGGGCCCGACATCCCCATCGTCGCGACGGGGCACCTGTTCGCGGCCGGCGGGCGGACCGTCGAGGGCGACGGCGTGCGCGAGCTCTATATCGGCTCCCTGGCCCGCGTGACGGCCGACGCCTTTCCCGACTGCCTCGACTACGTGGCACTGGGTCACCTCCACGTCCCGCAGAGGGTGAACGGTTCCGAGATCCTGCGGTACAGCGGATCGCCCCTGCCCATGGGGTTCGGGGAGGCCGGTCAGCGCAAGAGCGTCTGCCGGGTCGAGTTCCGCGGCGCCGTCCCCTCCGTGACCCTGATCGACGTGCCGGTGTTTCAGGAGCTCGAACGCATCGCGGGGGACTGGGACGCCATCGCGGGCCGCATCCTCGAGCTGGCGGCGGCGGGCTCGGAAAGCTGGCTCGAGGTCGTCTACGACGGGGAGGCGGTCGTCGGAGATCTGCGCGAACGCCTGGAGTCCGCGGTCTCCGGCACCCGCATGGAGGTCCTCCGGGTCCGGAACGGCCGCATCGCGGACCGGGTGCTGGAACGGGCCTTCGAGGGGGAGACGCTCGACGATCTGAACGCGGAGGACGTGTTCGAGCGGTGCCTCGCGGCCCACGGCGTGACGGGGGAGCAGAGGACGGAGCTGCTCCGGTCCTACCGTGAGGCCGTCGCCTCCCTTCACGAGGACGACCCGATGGCGGAGTAG
- the pxpB gene encoding 5-oxoprolinase subunit PxpB, producing MADPIVPRILNAGECCLVVEFGSGIDLGVNARVQALRRRIEGSPFPGFVETVPTYRSLAVCFDPLRAPDPSELGQRLLKMAETTAEAVGGGGEVVVVPVCYEGEFAPDLGRVAEHTGLAPDEVIRRHGAAECYCYMLGFTPGFSYLGGMDATLETPRLPEPRERIPAGSVGIAGRQTGIYPIDSPGGWNLIGRTPLRLFDPDRPVPIFLNAGMWVRFVPIPMEDFERLERDAACPDWRPEITRREVGA from the coding sequence ATGGCCGACCCCATCGTTCCCCGCATTCTGAACGCGGGGGAGTGCTGCCTCGTCGTCGAGTTCGGCAGTGGCATCGACCTCGGCGTGAACGCCCGCGTCCAGGCCCTGCGGAGGAGGATCGAGGGCTCGCCCTTCCCCGGCTTCGTCGAGACCGTGCCCACCTACCGATCGCTCGCCGTCTGCTTCGATCCGCTTCGCGCGCCCGACCCGTCCGAGCTCGGGCAGCGTCTCCTGAAGATGGCCGAGACGACGGCGGAAGCGGTCGGCGGCGGCGGCGAGGTGGTCGTCGTTCCCGTCTGCTACGAGGGGGAGTTCGCCCCCGACCTCGGACGAGTGGCGGAGCACACGGGCCTTGCGCCCGACGAGGTGATCCGCCGCCACGGGGCCGCCGAGTGCTATTGCTACATGCTGGGCTTCACGCCGGGGTTCTCCTACCTTGGAGGGATGGACGCGACGCTCGAGACGCCGCGGCTTCCGGAGCCCCGGGAGAGGATCCCGGCGGGTTCGGTGGGGATCGCCGGCCGACAGACGGGGATCTACCCGATCGACAGCCCCGGGGGCTGGAACCTGATCGGGCGGACCCCGCTGCGGCTCTTCGACCCGGACCGCCCCGTGCCGATCTTTCTGAATGCGGGGATGTGGGTGCGCTTTGTCCCCATCCCCATGGAGGACTTCGAGCGCCTGGAGAGGGACGCCGCGTGCCCGGACTGGCGTCCCGAGATCACGAGGCGGGAGGTGGGGGCGTGA
- a CDS encoding NRAMP family divalent metal transporter, which translates to MTELRQKHSQGETVSILLGAAFLMATSAIGPGFITQTTVFTERLKAAFAFAIVVSILVDIVVQLNVWRILAVSGLRGQDVANRVLPGLGYFLAFAVALGGLAFNIGNVGGAALGCNVLLGVDQTVGAVASALVAIAIFLWRDLGKAMDRFTQVLGFVMIAMIAYVVFKTNPPAAESVREIVTPSVVDWTTILTLVGGTVGGYITFSGAHRIIDAGITGTENIARISRGSVNGIFITGVMRFLLFLAVLGVVVTGVKLDPSNPAADAFRIAAGEVGYKIFGVILWSAAITSVVGCSYTSVSFLRTLFGLVERHYRFWIIGFILASTTILTWVGRPVTLLILAGSINGMILPLSLASMLLAAHRKDIMGEYRHPVWLTALGWVMVVFTAWMGWGALMGLSKLFS; encoded by the coding sequence ATGACGGAACTGCGGCAGAAACATTCACAGGGAGAGACCGTAAGCATTCTTCTGGGCGCGGCCTTTCTGATGGCGACCTCGGCGATCGGGCCGGGGTTCATCACTCAGACGACCGTATTCACCGAACGGCTGAAGGCCGCCTTTGCCTTCGCCATCGTGGTCTCCATCTTGGTGGATATCGTCGTGCAGCTCAACGTCTGGCGCATTCTGGCCGTCTCCGGCCTGCGCGGGCAGGACGTCGCCAACAGGGTGCTGCCGGGGTTGGGCTACTTTCTGGCCTTTGCCGTGGCGCTCGGCGGGCTGGCCTTCAACATAGGAAACGTCGGGGGCGCCGCCCTGGGCTGCAACGTCCTTCTGGGGGTCGACCAGACCGTGGGGGCCGTCGCCAGCGCCCTCGTGGCAATCGCCATCTTCCTCTGGCGCGATCTGGGCAAGGCCATGGATCGGTTCACCCAGGTGCTGGGTTTCGTGATGATCGCCATGATCGCCTACGTGGTCTTCAAGACCAATCCCCCCGCAGCCGAGTCCGTCCGGGAAATCGTGACCCCCTCCGTCGTCGACTGGACGACGATCCTGACCCTTGTCGGCGGCACCGTCGGCGGCTACATCACCTTCTCCGGGGCCCACCGCATCATCGACGCGGGCATTACCGGGACGGAGAATATCGCCCGCATCAGCCGCGGTTCCGTCAACGGCATCTTCATCACCGGCGTCATGCGCTTCCTGCTCTTCCTGGCGGTGCTGGGCGTCGTCGTCACCGGGGTGAAACTCGATCCGTCCAACCCGGCGGCGGACGCGTTTCGCATCGCGGCGGGCGAGGTGGGCTACAAGATCTTCGGCGTCATCCTCTGGTCCGCGGCCATCACCTCCGTGGTCGGCTGTTCCTACACCTCCGTCTCCTTCCTGCGCACCTTGTTCGGTTTAGTCGAGCGCCATTACCGCTTCTGGATCATCGGCTTCATCCTGGCCTCGACGACGATTCTGACGTGGGTCGGCCGGCCCGTGACGCTGCTTATCCTGGCCGGCTCGATCAACGGCATGATTCTGCCTCTTTCGCTGGCGTCCATGCTTTTGGCGGCCCACCGAAAGGACATTATGGGAGAGTACCGTCACCCCGTCTGGCTCACCGCCCTGGGTTGGGTCATGGTCGTCTTCACGGCCTGGATGGGCTGGGGAGCGCTGATGGGCCTGAGCAAGCTCTTCTCGTGA
- a CDS encoding AAA family ATPase, whose protein sequence is MKILQVRFKNLNSLAGEWEVDLTDPAFASDGIFVITGPTGAGKTTILDAVCLALYGRTPRLPKVTKSGNEILSRRTGECCAEVTFETQAGRYRCHWSQRRARKRPDGELQAPKHEIADADSGTILESNIRGVAERIESVTGMDFDRFTRSMLLAQGGFAAFLQAAPDDRAPILEQITGTEIYSRISIRVHERQRAEREKLDRLQAETAGIAILGPEEEEELRRALETRQGEEADLAARSAEVGRAMAWLTAIDGLKEELVGLAGEESELGSALKAFEPEREKLGRATRAASLDGAYATLAAARKQQAADEAALKLEEETLPGLESSAGEASRALESAEREAARAKEALRAAAPTLQRVRALDQQLSDRARAIAESEADCARDAARIDADRRAMLREREGRAEAAAALEGAGAYLREHACDEWLVGGLAGVEEQFAGLLSVQKEIVRREVGRDAAAEALELAGRSLDDRRRGTEVRRRELEETAERIREAREALDRLLGDRLLREYRTEKDSLFRETALQARIAELEAHRASLVDGEPCPLCGATQHPFAKGNAPVPDAMERRIEELSHLIDRAEGQEARIAELEAAEGLARQNLAEAERLEAVADHGRGAAEKTLDEAKGGLERLLADFSERRRAVAERLSPLGVSELPESDLMSVIESLGARLRAWQDQVGKRSEAERRIAGIDGEVKRLEAVIETQSAALAERRERLEALKAELAAGSEERRALYGDGSPDEEERLLHEGASRAEEAEKQARERHDALRQQWNNARARVEALRRRIGQRGSELERLEAGFAAALVPLGFADEGAFLAAVLSPGRRAELTARARELDDRRTDLRARRRDREARLAAELEKKVTDEPLGELETRFEACQEALRGLRAVLAGLGHRLAEDAAARERVRERRTALEAQQEECRRWDDLHELIGSADGKKYRNFAQGLTFDLVVGHANRQLRRMSDRYLLVRDDAQPLELNVIDDYQAGEVRSTKNLSGGESFIVSLALALGLSRMASRNVRVDSLFLDEGFGTLDEDALDTALEALATLRRDGKLIGVISHVPALKERIGTQIRVTPQTGGRSRLSGPGCRRVGDG, encoded by the coding sequence ATGAAAATTCTGCAGGTCCGTTTCAAGAATCTGAACTCGCTGGCCGGGGAATGGGAGGTCGACCTGACGGACCCCGCCTTCGCCTCGGACGGGATCTTCGTCATCACCGGTCCCACCGGGGCGGGGAAGACCACGATCCTCGACGCCGTCTGCCTTGCCCTCTACGGGCGGACGCCGCGCCTGCCCAAGGTCACCAAGAGCGGGAACGAGATCCTGTCCCGCCGGACCGGGGAGTGCTGCGCCGAGGTGACCTTCGAGACCCAGGCCGGGCGGTACCGGTGCCACTGGAGCCAGCGCCGGGCCCGCAAGAGGCCGGACGGAGAGCTCCAGGCCCCGAAGCACGAGATCGCCGACGCCGACTCCGGCACGATCCTCGAGTCCAACATCAGAGGGGTGGCCGAACGGATCGAGTCGGTCACCGGCATGGATTTCGACCGTTTCACCCGTTCCATGCTGCTGGCCCAGGGCGGCTTCGCCGCGTTCCTCCAGGCGGCGCCGGACGATCGGGCCCCGATCCTGGAGCAGATCACGGGGACGGAGATCTACAGCCGGATCTCCATCCGCGTCCACGAGCGCCAGCGCGCGGAGCGGGAGAAGCTGGACCGCCTCCAGGCCGAGACGGCGGGCATCGCGATTTTGGGGCCCGAGGAGGAGGAAGAGCTCCGGCGGGCGCTCGAGACCAGGCAGGGGGAGGAGGCGGACCTGGCCGCCAGGTCCGCCGAGGTCGGAAGGGCCATGGCCTGGCTCACCGCCATCGACGGCCTGAAGGAGGAGCTCGTCGGCCTGGCCGGGGAGGAGTCCGAGCTCGGGAGCGCTCTCAAGGCCTTCGAGCCGGAGCGGGAAAAACTGGGCCGGGCGACGCGCGCCGCCTCCCTGGACGGCGCCTACGCGACGCTCGCCGCCGCGCGGAAGCAGCAGGCGGCCGACGAAGCGGCGCTGAAGCTCGAGGAGGAGACGCTTCCCGGGCTGGAATCCTCCGCCGGGGAGGCGTCCCGGGCCCTGGAATCGGCCGAGCGGGAGGCTGCCCGGGCCAAGGAGGCGCTGAGGGCGGCCGCGCCGACCCTGCAGAGGGTCCGCGCCCTGGACCAGCAGCTTTCCGACCGGGCGAGGGCGATCGCGGAGTCCGAGGCGGACTGTGCCAGGGACGCCGCGAGGATCGACGCGGACCGGCGGGCCATGCTGCGGGAGAGGGAGGGGCGGGCCGAGGCCGCCGCCGCTTTGGAGGGTGCCGGCGCCTACCTCCGGGAGCACGCGTGTGACGAGTGGCTGGTCGGCGGACTGGCCGGTGTTGAGGAGCAGTTTGCCGGCCTGCTCTCCGTGCAAAAGGAGATCGTCCGGAGGGAGGTCGGGCGGGATGCGGCCGCCGAGGCCCTGGAGCTGGCGGGCCGGTCGCTCGACGACCGCCGGAGGGGGACCGAGGTTCGGAGGCGGGAGCTGGAGGAGACGGCGGAGCGGATTCGGGAGGCCCGGGAGGCGCTGGACCGCCTGCTGGGGGACCGTCTGCTGCGGGAGTACCGCACCGAAAAGGACAGCCTGTTCCGGGAGACGGCCCTGCAGGCCCGCATCGCGGAGCTCGAGGCGCACCGGGCGAGCCTGGTGGACGGGGAGCCCTGTCCGCTCTGCGGGGCGACCCAACACCCCTTTGCGAAGGGCAACGCCCCGGTCCCCGACGCGATGGAACGAAGGATCGAGGAGCTGTCCCACCTGATCGACCGGGCGGAGGGGCAGGAGGCGCGCATCGCGGAGCTCGAGGCGGCGGAGGGATTGGCCCGCCAAAACCTGGCGGAGGCTGAACGACTGGAGGCGGTGGCGGACCACGGCCGAGGGGCCGCCGAGAAAACCCTGGACGAGGCGAAGGGCGGTCTGGAAAGGCTCCTGGCCGATTTTTCCGAGCGCCGGCGGGCCGTGGCCGAGAGGCTGTCGCCGCTGGGCGTCTCGGAGCTTCCCGAGTCGGACCTCATGTCCGTGATCGAATCCCTCGGCGCGCGCCTGAGGGCGTGGCAGGACCAGGTCGGGAAGAGGTCGGAGGCCGAACGGCGGATCGCCGGGATCGACGGCGAGGTGAAGCGGCTCGAGGCGGTGATCGAGACTCAGAGCGCCGCCCTGGCCGAGAGGCGGGAGCGGCTGGAGGCCCTGAAGGCGGAGCTCGCCGCGGGGAGCGAGGAGCGCAGGGCGCTGTACGGCGACGGGAGCCCCGACGAGGAGGAGCGCCTTTTGCACGAGGGGGCGTCCAGGGCCGAGGAAGCCGAGAAACAGGCCAGGGAACGGCACGACGCGCTGCGGCAGCAATGGAACAACGCGAGGGCCCGCGTCGAGGCCCTGAGGAGACGGATCGGCCAGCGCGGTTCGGAACTGGAGCGGCTGGAGGCCGGGTTTGCGGCGGCCCTCGTCCCCCTGGGCTTCGCCGACGAGGGCGCGTTTCTGGCGGCCGTCCTCTCCCCGGGACGGAGGGCCGAGCTGACGGCCAGGGCCAGGGAGCTCGACGACCGGCGGACGGACCTGAGGGCCAGGCGAAGGGATCGGGAGGCGCGCCTGGCGGCGGAGCTGGAAAAAAAAGTGACCGACGAGCCGCTGGGAGAGCTCGAAACCCGGTTCGAGGCGTGTCAGGAGGCCCTTAGAGGGTTGCGGGCGGTCCTCGCCGGCCTCGGGCACCGGCTGGCCGAGGACGCCGCCGCCAGGGAGCGGGTGAGGGAGAGGCGGACGGCCCTCGAGGCCCAGCAGGAGGAGTGCCGCAGGTGGGACGATCTGCACGAATTGATCGGGTCCGCGGACGGCAAGAAATACCGCAACTTCGCCCAGGGACTGACCTTCGACCTCGTGGTCGGCCACGCCAACCGGCAGCTGCGCAGGATGAGCGACCGCTACCTCCTGGTCCGCGACGACGCCCAGCCCCTGGAGCTCAACGTGATCGACGACTACCAGGCCGGGGAGGTCCGGTCCACCAAGAACCTGTCGGGCGGCGAGAGCTTCATCGTCAGCCTGGCCCTGGCCCTGGGGCTCTCCCGGATGGCGAGCCGGAACGTCCGGGTCGATTCGCTGTTCCTGGACGAGGGATTCGGAACGCTGGACGAGGACGCGCTCGACACGGCGCTGGAGGCCCTGGCGACTTTGCGGCGGGACGGCAAGCTGATCGGCGTCATCTCGCACGTCCCGGCCCTGAAGGAGCGGATCGGGACGCAGATCCGGGTGACGCCGCAGACCGGGGGGCGGAGCCGGCTGTCCGGGCCGGGGTGCCGCCGGGTCGGGGACGGCTAG
- a CDS encoding LysE family transporter, whose protein sequence is MIPWKAAILFALVASYTPGPNNIMAMNGARRFGLRRSLPFFVGMASGLVMVMTMSGAFNLILKTLVPKVQPVLGMLGALYLLYLAFRPFLRRSAGGAREPERSYSLLQGVLLQLVNPKVLLYSLTLMSSFIVPWSDSLPLILMVSAAAGVVGFGSLLLWGLFGTLFQRYLSRYEAEVDAVMAVLLLYCAWTISGLGPLFP, encoded by the coding sequence ATGATACCCTGGAAGGCCGCGATACTCTTCGCTCTTGTGGCGAGCTATACCCCGGGGCCCAACAACATCATGGCGATGAACGGGGCGCGCCGGTTCGGGCTGAGGCGCAGCCTGCCCTTCTTCGTCGGCATGGCGTCGGGGCTGGTCATGGTCATGACGATGTCCGGGGCGTTCAACCTGATCCTGAAGACGCTGGTTCCGAAGGTTCAGCCCGTTTTGGGGATGCTGGGAGCGCTTTACCTTCTCTACCTGGCCTTCAGACCTTTCCTGAGGAGGTCCGCTGGAGGTGCGCGCGAGCCGGAGAGGAGCTACAGCCTGCTTCAGGGGGTGCTGCTCCAGCTCGTCAATCCCAAGGTCCTGCTCTACAGCCTGACGCTGATGTCGAGCTTCATCGTGCCCTGGAGCGACTCCCTGCCCCTGATCCTTATGGTCTCGGCCGCCGCCGGGGTCGTGGGGTTCGGTTCCCTGCTTCTGTGGGGGCTCTTCGGGACGCTGTTCCAGCGGTACCTCTCTCGTTACGAGGCGGAGGTCGATGCCGTCATGGCCGTGCTGCTGCTCTACTGCGCCTGGACGATATCCGGCCTCGGCCCGCTCTTCCCCTGA
- a CDS encoding bifunctional UDP-4-keto-pentose/UDP-xylose synthase encodes MRILLLGANGFIGSHLTEKILDASDDEVVAFDLEGANLERFAGRERFSFRRGDIFTDDAWIEEQVAACDVVLPFAGVAKPAYYLSHPLWTFELDFEQNLKIVRLCAKHGKRVVFPSTSEVYGLSSDNLLLEDESPLIVGPIGKMRWIYSCGKQMLDRVIAAYGQERGLRYTIFRPFNWVGPRLDTLEDARERRARSITQIVHDILYRGTVTLVGGGEQRRSFTWIGDGTDALMAILRNEGDRADGQIFNIGSPSNNVSIRELAETILETMRSLPRFESRLNGVKIESVPAERYYRNGYDDMRNRVPSVDKIRALLGWEPKVSLKDAIRRTLEEFEER; translated from the coding sequence ATGCGGATACTTTTGCTGGGGGCGAACGGATTCATCGGGAGCCACCTGACCGAAAAAATTCTGGACGCCTCGGACGACGAGGTCGTCGCGTTCGACCTGGAGGGCGCGAACCTGGAGCGCTTCGCCGGGCGGGAACGTTTCTCGTTCCGGAGGGGCGACATCTTCACCGACGACGCCTGGATCGAGGAGCAGGTCGCGGCCTGCGACGTCGTCCTGCCGTTTGCGGGCGTGGCGAAGCCCGCCTACTACCTCAGCCACCCGCTCTGGACCTTCGAGCTGGACTTCGAGCAGAACCTCAAGATCGTTCGGCTCTGCGCGAAGCACGGGAAGCGCGTGGTCTTCCCGTCGACCTCGGAGGTCTACGGGCTCTCCAGCGACAATTTGCTGCTGGAGGACGAGAGCCCCCTGATCGTGGGCCCCATCGGCAAGATGCGCTGGATCTACAGCTGCGGCAAGCAGATGCTCGACCGCGTCATCGCGGCCTACGGACAGGAACGGGGGCTGCGCTACACGATCTTCCGTCCGTTCAACTGGGTGGGGCCCAGGCTGGACACCCTCGAGGACGCCCGGGAGCGCCGGGCCCGGTCCATCACGCAGATCGTCCACGACATCCTGTACCGCGGCACGGTGACGCTCGTCGGCGGGGGGGAGCAGCGCCGCAGCTTCACCTGGATCGGCGACGGGACCGACGCCCTCATGGCCATCCTGCGGAACGAGGGGGATCGGGCCGACGGCCAGATCTTCAACATCGGCAGCCCCTCCAACAACGTCTCGATCCGCGAGCTGGCGGAGACGATCCTCGAAACGATGCGGAGCCTGCCCCGTTTCGAGTCCCGCCTGAACGGCGTGAAGATCGAGTCCGTCCCGGCGGAGCGGTATTACCGCAACGGGTACGACGACATGCGCAACCGGGTTCCCTCCGTGGACAAGATCCGCGCCCTGCTGGGCTGGGAGCCCAAGGTCTCCCTGAAGGACGCCATCCGCAGGACCCTGGAGGAGTTCGAGGAGCGATGA
- a CDS encoding 5-oxoprolinase subunit C family protein: MRLSIEKPGMFTTVQDLGRYGYQLQGVPVAGAMDGPALRLGNILLGNHEGAAALEITVLGPTLEVAEGEGCIVVTGADAGLTRNGEVLESWRVHRVRAGDALAFSAPSTGSRAYLCVSGGIDVPVVMGSRSTYVRGRFGGYEGRPLKAGDSLRTGRPDVLWADSEGLQLPFALRPRRDPEAPLRVVPGPQDDAFTPVGLRTFLSAEYAISASADRMGYRMEGPVVEHVAGPDIVSDAIVLGSVQVPGHGQPIVMLADRQTTGGYTKIATVCAVDIPVLAQRLPGQKARFSRISLSQALDLLRDEARLYEEARLLRAAWRARPGPAPCAPSGGPAPCARDGRLRVAVGGTVHTVEWERMD, translated from the coding sequence ATGCGCCTGTCGATCGAAAAGCCGGGGATGTTCACCACGGTTCAGGACCTGGGCCGTTACGGTTACCAGCTCCAGGGCGTCCCCGTCGCCGGGGCGATGGACGGCCCCGCACTGCGGCTGGGCAATATTCTTCTGGGCAACCACGAGGGGGCTGCGGCGCTCGAGATCACCGTGCTGGGGCCGACCCTGGAGGTCGCGGAAGGGGAGGGCTGCATCGTCGTCACCGGCGCCGACGCCGGCCTGACCCGGAACGGGGAGGTGCTGGAGTCCTGGCGGGTCCATCGCGTCAGGGCGGGCGACGCGCTCGCGTTCTCCGCTCCGTCCACCGGATCGCGGGCCTATCTCTGCGTCAGCGGGGGGATCGACGTCCCGGTGGTCATGGGGAGCCGTTCCACCTACGTGCGGGGACGGTTCGGCGGGTACGAGGGGCGGCCCCTCAAGGCGGGCGACTCGCTTCGTACCGGGAGGCCGGACGTCCTTTGGGCCGACTCCGAGGGGCTGCAGCTTCCCTTCGCGCTGCGTCCGCGGCGGGACCCGGAGGCCCCGCTGCGCGTGGTGCCGGGGCCGCAGGACGACGCCTTCACGCCCGTGGGGCTCCGGACCTTCCTGAGCGCGGAGTACGCGATATCCGCGTCGGCGGACCGCATGGGGTATCGAATGGAGGGGCCGGTCGTGGAGCACGTCGCGGGGCCGGACATCGTCTCGGACGCCATCGTCCTGGGCAGCGTTCAGGTGCCCGGACACGGGCAGCCCATCGTGATGCTGGCCGACCGGCAGACGACGGGGGGCTACACGAAAATAGCGACGGTCTGCGCCGTCGACATCCCGGTTCTGGCTCAGCGCCTTCCGGGGCAGAAGGCGCGTTTTTCAAGGATCTCTCTCTCGCAGGCCCTGGACCTGCTCCGTGACGAGGCCCGGCTTTACGAGGAAGCCCGTCTTCTTCGGGCGGCGTGGCGGGCGCGTCCCGGCCCGGCGCCCTGTGCGCCGTCGGGCGGTCCCGCACCTTGCGCGCGCGACGGCCGGCTGCGGGTGGCGGTGGGCGGCACCGTCCACACGGTCGAATGGGAGCGGATGGATTAG
- a CDS encoding Hsp20/alpha crystallin family protein, whose amino-acid sequence MRNRYFPVVFERFSDPTASLFQGMQSLAEQMGMPLFDSASGLSAKVDFYRHDSKLFVEAELPGVKPEEVELHVCADKLTFSAEKSFEKKEGGEDKNYFRSERSYGKVERMIAFPVEVDPESAKASFKNGVLTVEMAEKSQEKGYKKVAISAEA is encoded by the coding sequence ATGAGGAACAGATATTTTCCGGTGGTCTTCGAGCGTTTTTCGGATCCGACGGCCTCCCTGTTTCAGGGGATGCAGAGCTTGGCCGAGCAGATGGGGATGCCGCTTTTCGACTCGGCGTCGGGGCTGAGCGCCAAGGTGGACTTCTATCGGCACGACAGCAAGCTGTTCGTCGAGGCCGAGCTGCCGGGGGTCAAGCCCGAGGAGGTGGAGCTGCACGTCTGCGCCGACAAGCTCACCTTCTCCGCGGAGAAGAGCTTCGAGAAGAAGGAGGGCGGCGAGGACAAGAACTACTTCCGGTCCGAGCGCAGCTACGGCAAGGTCGAGCGGATGATCGCCTTCCCGGTGGAGGTGGACCCGGAGAGCGCGAAAGCCTCCTTCAAGAACGGGGTCCTGACCGTCGAGATGGCCGAGAAGAGCCAGGAAAAGGGCTACAAGAAGGTCGCCATATCCGCCGAGGCCTAG